In Lolium perenne isolate Kyuss_39 chromosome 5, Kyuss_2.0, whole genome shotgun sequence, the sequence ACAATGATGTTTAAAGTATACCTGAAGTTCTAATCCTTCATGCAGGTAAGCCAATCCTTCCGCAGCACCCAAGATTATCTGAAGCCTTCTATTCCATGAGAGAGGAGTATGAATTCGGCTGAACAAGTGATCTTCCAAGCTTTTATTGGGCATAAATTCGTAGACCAATAATCTTTGGGGCCCCCTTTCACCATCAACAGCACAATATCCAAGAAGCTTTACAAGATTTGGGTGTTCAAGAACCCCAAGGAACTGTACTTCAGCCAACCATTGCTTATGTCCCTGGGAGAACATtaagaaaaacatgaaaatgtTAGAAACAGaaaattagaaaaaaattaaTATACAAAAACATAGAAAGCTGATTATTAATTTGATGGGAAATGAAGAAACTGTCAAGGCGATAACATCTTCTAGCAGTCTTAGAAAGTGAAGTAATATATCTAGAAGACTAGGAAACTTCAAATGATGCCTTGTAATTTTAACAAGCTTCTTTCCAACTGGTCTAAGAAGAAGTGGTAGCCCAGTCATTGCAATAATATCTTACCCAATTAAAGAAACTTAAAACTATAGTGCAGAGTGGAGTCTAACAAGATTTGGTCTCGTTGTGAATAGTAGTCAACTAAGAACAGCAGGATGATTTGCCCACAAAAACACTTAATTCTAGCAGTTGGTCTCCTCTCATTGGGCAAACTCCATAGTCCATACTGCATTGCAGAATGTACAAGCTAGCAAGGCTGGTACACATAGGTCCCTAGGTACACATGGTTTTCTTTTATTCGAAATGGACACACACATCCTTTTCTTGACTCCATATTTCTCCTGCGTGCTAGAGGGGCAGCGTTTACTTGTAATGTTTATTCAACTCTTCAAAATTGATTATGTTTTGAAGGAAAGCGATATAAGAGGATCCTGTTGTCATTGTTCAAAATGTATTCCCCCTCTGTCTGGCTGCTTTCTTTTCTTGGGTAAAATACTAAGTATTACACGTATGTTCTCATGGATACTATAATCACCGCAATCTCCTCTCAGGAGCTTAACTGCTCCTGGAAATGATTACTGATAAAGTTTAGCAATTTAGTAAATTTCACTAATGATATACCAGTAGACACCGCGCAATTGCAAGCGTAGAAGTAGAATAGTCGGTGATCTCTGAAAGTCGTGCATTTCCATTCTTTATGTTGGTAACGGACGTTTCTAACATAGATAAGGTCAAACTTGGCCAAATACAGCAATCAAAGGGACGAATTTGAACATTCTGCAACTCAGAAATGTCTCCTCCTTTCCGTGCCAGTTCAAAAAGGAGTAACTAACTAACGTGGCTGGACTTTCCATGGGGACCAACTACAAAGTTTGAACAACGTTTCCAGAGTCCAGTTCAAGCGCAAAACACCTGGCCGAGATCTTCCATACGCTTTGGCGCTTTGCAGTAAACAATTATCCGCACTTGCAACGGCCGATTCAATGGTGGTAATTATAGAATACAGTGGGTCAAATTTGGCAGGGCTACTACACTCTAGTATACTGCTCTCTCGTCTCGTCCTGAGCTCAGTGGTGCTTTCTCCTCACCCGTGCAGAGCCAACTAGCTGTGGGATTATTTGGAATATTTCTTGAGGAAATTAAGCATCTTTTACCTGACCGACTACAGCGACACCTATGGATGCTGGATCACATCGATCACAGTGGGGAGCAGAAGAGGGTGGAGAATCCAGTGACAGGGAGAAGACAGGCACGGTGGGAGCGTTGTACGTACCTGGAGGCCGCGCTGGTTGAGGCGcttgacggcgacggcgacgcggCTGTCGGCCTTGCCGTTGCCGTCGGCGAGCGGGCGGACGAAGCCCTTGTAGACGCCGCCGAACCCCCCCTCGCCGAGCTTCTGCGCGCGGCCGAAGTCGCTGGTGGCGCTGCGGAGGTCGTCGTAGTCGAAGGCGCGCAGCTGGGCGTGGCCCCGCTCCTCGTAGAGCGAGGAGATGCTGGGCTGGGACTGGGACGAGGCGGAGCCCGTGGACTTGCTGGCCCGCCGCCCCGCGGGGCCCGAGGAGTCGTCGGAGCGGCTCGTGCTCACGGCTGAGGTGgttgtcgtggtcgtggtcgccgGAGCCGAGGAGCCCCGCCGACCGCTGCGGGAGCTCCGGCTCTTGATCCACCCCAGGCAGCCCATCCGGCGTTTCTTGGCGCCAAGCAGCAAGGTGCCGGCGACAAGAGGGGCGCAGTTGGTGCGCCGGCCGGCGTGCCGTGCAGTGAAAGGACTGGTTTGGCGTGTCGGGGGAGGATAGGGAGAGAGCTAGCCGTGCGTGTGAGCTATGGTGGATGGAGCTTTGTAGGTCGGTAGGTGCGTGCGGTGGAGTAGAGCAGTGTGAACTGGAGAAGGGCAGGAGGACGGACAGGGGAGAGGGGAAAGCGAAGGTTTGTTGTGGCGCGAGGTGTCTAGTGTGCTTGGGAGAGGTGTGAAGATGGTCTGGAGGGAGGCGCACTTGTTTTGTTTGTGTCATATGGGACGTACGGGGCACGTGTGTTTGTTCTTGCGTGTGGGACCCGGCGGAGCGGAGGACGCGGTGTCGAGTGGGGGAGATTGGGACGGGTCTGGAAGGAGACCACGTCTAAACGTGTACACTTGTATGTATGGATCGCAGGGAGAATTATACTTATTTGAAAACCAAGGCGTAGTATACACATTCTTCTGGAATCACATAATGTAAAGGTTGACTAAGGTAATAATGCATTTAATCTCGATGTATCTAGTAAGATCAAAAATTTAGAACAAACTTGTGGTTAGATGGTTAGGAGCACACTGAACACCCGCGGTTCATCTGAGTTTTCAAAACCTAAGTTTCGCACTCTGGTGTCATATGCTGTTCTATAGCATTTTGTCCTAAAAAATGGCATGGTAGGCATGTTTGCCCAGGCTTCTAGAAACTTCTAGGTCCGCCCATGCTCATAGGGTTAGGGTGTgcatgcgttcataggggtgagtgtctgCGTATGTACCGTGTTTCGCAAAAGAAGTAAGATCAAATTGGCATTATAGATGTTGATAGTTCGTTTTCCAAAAGTTTGGTCAAGTTTTACGTGCTTAAATTATTGATGTAGTTTACAATTTTTGTTCTCTAACACTAAATGAGTGGAGTATACAGTTGGCCAATGCCTCGGTGAACCTATAAAGAACTATTACCATTTCTTTCCGAAGCCGCAACGGAGGGACCCCATCGAGGCCGCACGGAGATATGCTATGGTCAGTGTGGCACGACGTTGGCGGTGGACATTGGGTGCCAGGGGGCTCAAAGCAGAAGGTGCCAGTGACCTGCGACaacagcggggggggggggggggggggtcattGCGCATCAAGGCTTAGGGTATGTTTGGATGGAAGCCAGGTATAGCCCCACCAATTTTTTTTGGCTTTGACTGTGGCGTGGGCGTCCGTTTGGATGATGGCCAAAAATTTTGGTCTTCGCCAACTATTTGGTCATCTACTTTAGTTTTCCGCCAACATCTTGGCTAGCCATCGGCGGGGAAAACCTGCGCCAAAAAATTGGCCAGCCCCGATTTGGCAGGGCAGGGATGGGCACAATCCAAACAGGCCCTTATTCTCGCTCGTACTGCGACTCGAATAAAGGAGGTAGGCGATGATCTTAGTGCTTTTCATAGGACCAATTCTGCCGATACTCCTGTTACCAATCATCCAAGATATGGCCACCGACGAGTTCCACATCACTCCGCCGATGGGTTTCGCGGATTGGAATATGGTGCTCCTGGACCTACAGCACGTGCGCAACTTTCAGGCCGTGGGGCTTCAACGGGCCTGTCGCAAAGCTCGGATTCACATGACACCACGGGACATATCGATGCTTGCGATTTTCGTGGTGTTGACAGAAGCGGGGATGTCAAGATGACTATCGTTTGATGATCAGAAGATCTTGGCGGAAGCAGATTCTTGGATAGGATGAATATATTGCTTCATGTGTTGTTGTGTGGTCACGGTTGCAAGATATTGTTCCCTTTCGGATTGCACACGTGCTTGTGAACATACTAATTGATGCTTTGCAACGACAGCTGCGTTGACAAGTGGGAGCATTAGCACTTGGGGACTTCATTTTTGGTGGATATGTCCCATGCGTCTCAGTATCCAGAGTAAACACCTAAGATCTTATATTTATTGGTTCTAACTGACAGTGGCTAAGCCTATTGAAAAGCCATTGTTTGGAGAGTTAGATGAAAACTTACAATCTTTGGTGGggcgatggtgatgatggtgcacTGATCCCTTTTTAGAGGTGTTGTTTCGGAGAACCTCTTCTATAGTTGTATTTCGTAGCGGTTTGGGTCCAACTGCGAGTGGCCGatcattgggggggggggggggggggggtgcatcCTTAATGTATCATCTAGTTTTTAACATTATATTGATGCTGAGGCTAAATACAATTAATAATATGTATTGCTTTTATTTTAAAAATATTGCTAAGCCAGGTGATGATAACAATCCACGAACAAGTCCGTTTGTAGCTATATATTTATCCCCTTGGACCCCGTGTAAGATGAACATGTTATTACGTCTTGGCAAGTGTTCATTATATCGCCGTACCAATGGACCTGCATTTTCGAAAGGGCTCAAACTTATGTCCCCTGAAATAATCTAATAACCATATCATATCTTCAACCAATCTAATAACCATATCATATCTTGAAATAATCAACATATTTTTTTAACATATAGCCCCTGAGTTTATGCTCCAAAAGTACAGGTGGAACGtctaattttctttttcttttgcaaaATACATTATAATCATAGATGCTCACATATACGTAACATCTGAAACTTGCAAGTAAGTAAGAAAATGAGGTAGGTGGACTCAATATTTAGTACGTAGTGTCTATAAGTTAAGAATTATTGAAAGAACTtgttaaaatagataaattaattTTCATAAGCTGTGCCGAAAACGACTATAACGAGTGGAGAGGTGACGTGAAGTACGGAATAATTGGAGAAAGATTAAAAAAGATCCGCACACAATATGTTGCTTGTTTGACTTGTAATGAGAAAACGGCCTAAAGGCTAGAGCACGAGCCATAAAATATGATACACCTATCGGAGTGAAACACGACTTTGTGATCTGTGGGTCCCATGATTAGAAAATGGTCCGATGATACCGAGTACTTGAAATCATACTAGTAGTATTCCGTAATTCTGTTTGCCGTCAAGTTAATCATCACTCACGTCAGCTATTTTTTAAGGGATCACTCACGTCAGCTATTTTTTTTAGGGTCACTCACGTCAGCTATTTTAGGGTAGTTGCTGATGTGATGGCATGATATATACTGACGTTGTACTTTAAAATAAGAACACTACTTGGATAGGGTACATTATCAGCACATCAGCTTTGAAtcattctcaaaaaaaaactcaAAAAAAGCTTAAAATTTGAATCTATTAACTTCACCCTTTTCTTTAAGACCCACACTATCGGTCTATATTTGTGCGTCTACGCACGCTAGGTTTTCGCGCCCATCATTTCAGTGTTGGAATGCTATTCAGAAAAAATTAGTACTTCAAATTAGGTGTCAAACACAAGGTTCGGAATAGGAAACAAACCTTCTTCTGGCTGGACTAGTGGTCCGGGAATGCCCCTCTGTGAGATTGGTTTCCGCGACTATAAACTTGTTGTGCAAACTCCTTTATCACGGTTCTAGACACCCACATTTTAGAAGGGACACCCGGGTAGTGCCACATCAAATTCTAAAGATAATTTGGTCTCCTCAAAGCGATGGAGTGGGATAAAATGTGTAGTGAGATTCAGGTgctatctgatgatactttggatGATGAAGTCTCATGGGCGCTTGAAGCATCTAGGGTATACTCGAGTAGGTCTATTTATCTTGGTATGTCTCAGAGTGAGACAGACACACACTTCAAGGGGTCGTGGTGCACAAGGGTTCCTTCCAAGATAAAGATTTTCCTTTGGCAAGTTATcaagcactagtggaaaacaggccttttgatccgggtggttagggccttttgtcgcgggcggccagccgcgacaagcaaggcgcgataaaagggtggccttttatcccgggtcacttacgacccgcgacataaggtccaccacgtggcagccgcggggcgcgcaggcaCAAAgcctttgtcgcgggcggtattaccacccgcgacaaaaggccttctacgtggcgcgcgcacaacgcttctgctttagggtttgaggggtgcagcacccctcccccccccgccaccgaccgcctgttaataaaagttgcatatatttgtacgctactagaagttgtacacattcattcattatatatatatatagatcgatcaaacaaatattggaagcagaagtcgattccccttacacatattcgtaggttccctacatatatacatggagctcacgatcgacaaacggtactaacgaccgtctatttggaggtagaacaactatctggactaaacaagcctttgttgtttattacttctctaaccaaaagtcccgccacttcctccgcgattcctagtgcgtgttcctttggttggagtctgtcccgcatgaagtcgacctatatacgaaaatgagatgagtatgactatatcagtcttgataacgaaatattgatgataataaataaagttgtgaatgttattgcttacgtcgaatttatttctgTTCGCTTCTcgatggttaacatgcgaatggactcgcaaacgtagtatccacatagattcgtcccttgtggctgtcgGGGGCACGCTacagagtaaatgttagcttctttgcaaaggtaatgaccttatgaacattcttcaaagcttgccaagccctgccaggcaaaagaatgattgaatgagtggataattaattgatatctcacgaaagataaagcgcggcgatgaaggaaattacacttggagcaatctcgcaagtcctggaacccgtctgtgcctctactcgatgggtctcttacttcaactattcccttatcaggttgaatgtctagtagaatccagtggaagctgcacatgttatgcatatatacgtcaggaattacacttaacatcgagtaagaaaaattgaatgtgcataaaagatcattaagactctcactcgtagttgtaaggaaacaatattgaatcacagtaaatattgctgccccaaaaaccttagtaggtttcccccgtttcttcgtttatgcttcaccgtttcaacatgtattttatccgggtcaacaaacccaacattgataatattattacttttgcactcaCCGATCTTGATCTGcaaaagagaacccataagatataatgagtatatatatgcaatgaaaacgaacatgaactgaatgaaaatgaacttatatgtagttaacaacttacaagcaatagcaactcatgagagatttgtcgagggcttctagattgaataactgcatataagttcattcatctcaatatggatctcctcgtttcggtagtaatattcccatggtatactcgccacgatgtacattttttctccttgcatgcatcaaggtaccactgatgcaaattccgcatatgtgttggcagtttatgcagctgctctgctGACCAAGTCTTCCCCGTAGACAAATGTAGGAGCTATATCAGaagtgggtagtgcagcatctgcggcaccaaacaattcgtccacggtaactccacattgagccgctagagttgcagcttcttccatattgacaagaccaccatgttcctcgtacaccttgggaacattaaaccctttgagtggtgggatcgattgtttgggctgagcaccgaggaggggaccttcctttctctttttgccttttgtcgtttgcttggccttgaggggtgcacttgttgaacttgaccttttctcatctgcacttctagccgatgatttgctcgtgccgcaatgtccttctccttagccttttcatccttcttttggtcaataaccttcgcaagagtgcgtgtatagtcatccttcttctcgtgtaactcatactgcgatggtgtgttcgtaaaactagtagcatattctatttgcttctctgtgtatggctctggcgctggaggttttggcttatggaaatgatcatagttgtgtttcgcaacagcgccgcattttcctcgacaagaagatcccaaggacgggggaggaacctttggtacttttgggagggcgacctcttggggacaggactcttgaaacgcttcctactgggtgcattccgagtcttagtgggcggaggcggcgccggagatggagatggagtaccgatgtcgtggtcgacgtcgtacccacggggtgatggtgtcGACATGTGAtcggtaggaggaggtgatggtggcctgcgatcacctggaggaggtgatggtgacccgccgggacgaccggtactaggtgctacccagctggcagcctgatgttcttcttttcccagagaatgatttctcccaagcACCTCTccgagtgtaagccccccatcacctccagggatatggagctccaatgtctcccatgggacaaccgaatccaccccgacacgagcatagccagctggaatcggattgccatgccatgttgccggctcaccttcaggtccaaatgccgggaAGACCTAGCCGACCGCCACCCGAACAGAAACCTTCCCGAACCCCtcctggagatcacaaggtgttgtctCCTTGCTTCCATCCaagggtcgccaggaccggcatctatcatcatccgtgtaggaggggcctccgagtcggccacgctgttgtctcgtcgctgagatatttcagcggtattatctggcgggcgctgtccttttagttcatttatctcccgccgctgctgctgaagctcccgctgctgctggtcaagtcggcgttggaactcggccatccggtcattcccGCACCTCCggtggcgttgtttagctctcgctcggcttctataagtctccgcgtcggccggaaacccaagcgaccacggaacactagggccgaagcctcttgttcgtcctcccttctcgggattaccgaggacaagcgtcgcaagtctttctctctatcgggagcaaactttagttttcccgcctttatatctgtcgtcgtcacttcaatccatttttgcccGGGTACCCTAACCccggtgtcactttcaacaatgttccctgtcttcatgtcatactcacagccatgcgcgaggaaccaatttcgagcccttatgtcccatccttctcgcgtgggttctggagtgatcccgttcagctccatctcagcctcttgtgcatcccacttaggcatggctcttccgtagcccctcgccccgtatgatggtgatatttcttctcgcttgcattcttcttgtttttcatttgacagttcacagcctcctctgattctttgtacctcacaaattcttcccagttatgctcctgcttcgctaggtagttctcgaatcggaggcttcttgtctttcttataatttttccataaccggttcttatacgcccggaaaagttcgcccatcttcttaagagcccatttcttcactagctctcgctgcttagcattctcagactccgatcccaaatccggcaaagtgaaatgtgccatgaggtctcgaaaagtgtgtccttgtacctatcggcaacctgattttcggacacattcttcgtcttgttccattctcgacaaagtgatcgggacacgatctctaaccacaactccgcactgatttttgaacttcactccgacattctcgggtgccaccggttggccttccggtgatataacttcaattgtgaagtggtctttcttggtcaacttctttgccgggcctcgtttctctatcttatcttcggaggcctaagagaatacatatagaattgcattaatgcctctatactaatgcctcaatacatatgtacatatagaattccattaatacctcgtcaccggagccgtcgtcggcttctccgtcaccggagccgtcggcttctccgtcaccggagccgtcggcttctccatgaccggagccgtcgggttctccatgacaggagccgtcggcttctccatcaccgtgaGCCGGCTCGGTCGGCTCAGTACCATCGCGGATCATGTCCTCGAATATGTCTtccctgttccaagtcccgttcgaattgatccattgtttctgcaaaagaattaaatcgataagtaaatgttcaaacacaaaccaaaccctaaccctaatcaaacacaaaccaaaccctaaccctaatcggcgacacgtgtttgcgagagggagagggtgtcggcgacgcgtg encodes:
- the LOC127302609 gene encoding probable serine/threonine-protein kinase PBL19 isoform X2, translating into MGCLGWIKSRSSRSGRRGSSAPATTTTTTTSAVSTSRSDDSSGPAGRRASKSTGSASSQSQPSISSLYEERGHAQLRAFDYDDLRSATSDFGRAQKLGEGGFGGVYKGFVRPLADGNGKADSRVAVAVKRLNQRGLQGHKQWLAEVQFLGVLEHPNLVKLLGYCAVDGERGPQRLLVYEFMPNKSLEDHLFSRIHTPLSWNRRLQIILGAAEGLAYLHEGLELQVIYRDFKASNVLLDKDFQAKLSDFGLAREGPTEGNTHVSTAVVGTHGYAAPDYIETGHLTAKSDVWSFGVVLYEILTGRRSLDRNQPQGEQKLLEWVGQFPPDSRDFPMIMDPKLRGEYSSKATWEIAKLAQRCLLKNLKERPAMSEVVEVLRRAVQVELACGDKAPITGNGKRIDVTPPSKR
- the LOC127302609 gene encoding probable serine/threonine-protein kinase PBL19 isoform X1 gives rise to the protein MGCLGWIKSRSSRSGRRGSSAPATTTTTTTSAVSTSRSDDSSGPAGRRASKSTGSASSQSQPSISSLYEERGHAQLRAFDYDDLRSATSDFGRAQKLGEGGFGGVYKGFVRPLADGNGKADSRVAVAVKRLNQRGLQGHKQWLAEVQFLGVLEHPNLVKLLGYCAVDGERGPQRLLVYEFMPNKSLEDHLFSRIHTPLSWNRRLQIILGAAEGLAYLHEGLELQVIYRDFKASNVLLDKDFQAKLSDFGLAREGPTEGNTHVSTAVVGTHGYAAPDYIETGHLTSKSDVWSFGVVLYEILTGRRSLDRNRPQGEQKLLEWVGQFPPDSRNFRMIMDPKLRGEYSSKAAREIAKLAQSCLLKNPKERPAMSEVVEVLRRAVQAELALGDKAPNTGNGKRIDVTPPSKR